In a genomic window of Methanosarcina horonobensis HB-1 = JCM 15518:
- a CDS encoding UPF0228 family protein yields the protein MSQISKGIAVFIVVLAFIIILGLFVSALVDPKTQVDTKMPMNMETPVQGKEIGGLFIEFEDGTNEPEVKAILENCNIPVNYSINYNSDILPSRCYIMVDKDKIMDIEGLVDEINLTIPVKKGSNYVLTVTERAIQDKNFLAILEKNNLQVKKSIYCYVHLEDGHMSWNPDEDIPRIKDEFRMNEKVLTVNQEMKVNDLFVEFENGTTESEVKAILENYNMTMNYSIDYNVDYFEDKYYISVDKDKIMDVRNELNKGTNWIAPVFPDIKKGNYYIITVTEQAIQDKNFLAMLEKNDLQVKKSVYCDIILRDESKNSIWEIDALRIKNELERNEKILTISTDGSTQ from the coding sequence TTGAGTCAAATCAGCAAGGGAATTGCTGTTTTTATCGTTGTTCTAGCTTTTATAATAATCTTGGGACTATTTGTAAGTGCACTAGTTGACCCTAAGACGCAAGTTGATACTAAAATGCCGATGAATATGGAAACGCCAGTTCAAGGAAAAGAAATAGGTGGCTTATTTATTGAATTTGAAGATGGAACTAATGAACCTGAAGTTAAAGCCATTCTTGAAAACTGCAATATTCCCGTAAATTATAGCATAAATTACAATTCTGACATTCTGCCAAGTAGATGCTACATAATGGTAGATAAAGATAAAATAATGGATATAGAGGGATTGGTAGATGAGATAAATTTGACTATCCCTGTAAAAAAAGGAAGTAACTATGTGTTGACGGTAACTGAACGAGCTATCCAAGATAAAAATTTTCTTGCAATACTGGAAAAAAATAATCTTCAGGTGAAAAAATCCATATACTGTTATGTCCACCTTGAAGATGGACATATGAGTTGGAACCCGGATGAAGATATACCCAGAATAAAAGATGAGTTTAGAATGAATGAGAAGGTGTTGACCGTAAATCAAGAAATGAAAGTCAATGATTTATTTGTCGAATTTGAAAATGGAACTACTGAATCTGAAGTTAAAGCTATTCTTGAAAACTACAACATGACTATGAACTATAGTATAGATTACAATGTTGACTACTTTGAAGATAAATATTACATATCAGTAGACAAAGATAAAATTATGGATGTAAGAAACGAGTTAAATAAAGGGACAAATTGGATTGCCCCTGTATTCCCTGATATTAAAAAAGGAAATTATTATATAATCACAGTAACTGAACAAGCTATTCAGGATAAAAATTTCCTTGCAATGCTAGAGAAAAATGATCTTCAAGTCAAAAAGTCCGTCTATTGTGATATTATTCTTAGAGACGAGTCTAAGAACTCGATTTGGGAAATAGATGCGCTCAGAATAAAAAATGAACTTGAAAGAAATGAGAAAATACTGACCATAAGTACTGATGGTAGTACCCAATAA
- the gpmI gene encoding 2,3-bisphosphoglycerate-independent phosphoglycerate mutase — MTQAGRPKPLMLIIFDGWGYREDKKGNAVMAARTPNFDRLEKEYPWCFLKASGEAVGLPDDLMGNSEVGHLNIGAGRIVYQDLTRINISIRNRDFFKNPAFLNAISNVKVNDSSLHLMGLVSYGGVHSCITHLYALIKLAQEKGIKKVYIHSFLDGRDVPPKTALADIKELDSFCKENGTAKIATVSGRYYAMDRDKRWDRTKLAYYALTEGVAPYTAPDVETAVSEAYRRGETDEFVKPIVITDPEGKPIATIQDNDSVIFFNFRPDRARQITWAFVKEDFDGFVREKRPKVYFVCMTQYDETLNVPIAFPPIKLENVLGEVLSKHGLIQLRIAETEKYAHVTYFLNGGEEKCYRGEDRCLIPSPKIPTYDLKPEMSAYEITDEVIRRIRSGKYDVIVLNFANMDMVGHTGVFEAAVKAVEAVDTCLGRIVEALKEKEGIALITADHGNAEQVINSKTGEPFTAHTSNPVKCIYFGNGDIKALKNGKLSDIAPTILELLGIPKPEEMTGKSLLVKE, encoded by the coding sequence ATGACTCAGGCTGGAAGACCTAAACCTCTTATGCTCATTATTTTTGACGGCTGGGGATACAGGGAAGATAAAAAAGGAAATGCTGTAATGGCAGCCAGAACTCCGAACTTTGATCGGCTGGAAAAGGAATACCCATGGTGTTTTTTAAAAGCTTCCGGTGAGGCTGTAGGTCTTCCAGATGATCTTATGGGAAATTCCGAAGTTGGGCATCTGAACATAGGGGCAGGACGAATTGTATATCAGGATCTTACCCGAATAAACATCTCTATCAGGAACAGAGACTTCTTCAAAAATCCGGCTTTTCTAAATGCAATTTCAAATGTTAAGGTCAATGATTCAAGCCTGCACCTCATGGGGCTTGTTTCCTACGGAGGCGTTCACAGTTGCATTACCCACCTTTATGCTCTTATCAAACTTGCACAGGAGAAAGGGATAAAAAAAGTTTATATCCACTCTTTTCTGGATGGGAGGGACGTGCCCCCTAAAACTGCTCTTGCAGACATAAAAGAACTCGATTCTTTTTGCAAGGAAAATGGAACTGCTAAAATCGCAACTGTATCGGGGCGTTACTACGCAATGGACAGAGATAAACGCTGGGACAGGACAAAGCTTGCCTATTATGCACTTACAGAAGGAGTAGCCCCATATACAGCTCCGGATGTAGAAACTGCAGTTTCCGAAGCCTACAGAAGGGGAGAGACTGATGAGTTCGTGAAACCGATTGTAATTACTGATCCGGAAGGAAAGCCCATTGCAACGATACAGGACAACGACTCTGTAATCTTTTTCAATTTCAGACCGGATAGGGCGCGGCAGATAACCTGGGCGTTTGTAAAAGAGGACTTTGACGGTTTTGTGAGAGAAAAACGTCCGAAGGTTTATTTTGTCTGCATGACCCAGTACGACGAAACCCTTAATGTGCCCATTGCTTTCCCTCCTATAAAGCTGGAAAATGTACTTGGAGAGGTGCTGAGCAAGCATGGACTCATCCAGCTACGCATAGCTGAAACAGAGAAATACGCCCATGTGACCTATTTCCTTAACGGCGGCGAAGAAAAGTGTTACAGGGGTGAAGACCGCTGCCTTATTCCTTCACCGAAGATTCCTACATACGACCTCAAACCTGAAATGAGCGCATATGAGATTACGGATGAGGTTATCAGGAGAATCCGGTCTGGAAAGTATGATGTTATTGTCCTTAACTTTGCAAACATGGATATGGTTGGGCATACCGGAGTTTTTGAAGCTGCAGTGAAGGCGGTAGAAGCCGTAGACACCTGTCTGGGCAGGATTGTTGAGGCTCTGAAAGAAAAAGAAGGCATAGCACTTATAACCGCTGACCACGGAAATGCCGAGCAGGTGATAAACTCGAAGACAGGAGAGCCGTTTACTGCGCATACATCAAACCCGGTGAAATGCATCTACTTCGGAAACGGTGACATAAAAGCACTTAAGAATGGAAAATTATCTGACATTGCACCGACTATTCTCGAACTTCTTGGGATCCCGAAACCCGAAGAAATGACAGGAAAATCACTTCTTGTAAAAGAGTGA
- the ppsA gene encoding phosphoenolpyruvate synthase: MSENKSKYIRWFDETSIEDVPLVGGKNASLGEMYRELTPKGVKIPNGFSVTAEAYWHVLKAGGILDKLKQTLEGLDTSDVSELAKRGKNARDLILDAGLPDDLWQEIKSGYDHLCEQYGENTDVAVRSSATAEDLPTASFAGQQESYLNIRGYPALRDACVRCIASLFTDRAISYRVINNFDHFKVALSIGIMKMVRSDLASSGVIFTLDTETGFRDVVFITGSYGLGENIVQGQVNPDEFYVFKPTFKEGYKPIIEKNLGDKEIKMIYGQGGSKMLTRNVEVPEVDRRRFCINDDEVLKLAWYAVTIEDYYSNKDKKSMPMDIEWAKDGVTGELFVVQARPETVQSQKRRDVLETYVLEKKSNVLAKGKSIGDKIASGKAHVIPDVSDLPSFKQGEILIANATTPDWEPVMKIASAIVTNQGGRTSHAAIVSRELGIPAVVGTGNATEVLETGREITVSCAEGEEGLVYDGTLPFHKDTMSLKDAKRPKTAIMMNLGNPDEAFSLSMIPNDGIGLARLEFIISNYIKIHPMALVHPEKVKDHKVLQKIEELTQNSDNKEEYFVDKLAQGVGTIAASFYPKDVVVRTSDFKSNEYASLLGGSDFEVEENNPMLGFRGASRYFNERYREGFALECRAMKKVREEMGLKNLIIMIPFCRTVEEAKKVIAEMEKNGLKRGENELQVYVMCEIPNNVLQIDDFSEYFDGFSIGSNDLTQLTLGVDRDSELLAAEFDERDPGVMKIMAMAVQGAKKNGRHSGICGQAPSDYPEIAEFLVKQGIDSISLNPDSVIKVTLKVLETEKEMGK; this comes from the coding sequence ATGTCTGAGAACAAAAGTAAGTACATACGCTGGTTTGATGAGACTTCGATTGAAGATGTTCCGCTTGTGGGAGGGAAAAATGCCTCTCTTGGGGAAATGTACAGAGAACTCACTCCAAAGGGAGTAAAGATCCCTAATGGTTTTTCAGTTACTGCTGAAGCTTACTGGCATGTCCTCAAAGCCGGAGGGATTCTAGACAAGCTCAAGCAAACACTTGAAGGGCTTGATACCTCGGATGTATCAGAACTTGCAAAAAGGGGAAAAAACGCAAGAGACCTGATTCTTGATGCAGGACTTCCGGATGACCTCTGGCAGGAAATTAAATCCGGGTATGATCACCTCTGCGAGCAGTATGGAGAGAACACGGATGTAGCCGTGAGGAGTTCGGCAACTGCTGAAGACCTTCCCACTGCTTCTTTTGCAGGGCAGCAAGAATCTTACCTTAACATCAGGGGTTATCCGGCACTTCGAGATGCCTGCGTACGCTGTATTGCATCGCTTTTTACTGACAGAGCTATTTCCTACAGGGTGATAAATAACTTTGACCATTTTAAAGTGGCACTGTCGATAGGGATAATGAAAATGGTCAGGTCTGACCTTGCATCAAGCGGCGTTATATTTACTCTGGATACGGAAACGGGTTTCAGGGACGTAGTCTTTATTACTGGCTCCTACGGGCTTGGGGAGAATATCGTACAGGGGCAGGTCAACCCGGACGAGTTCTATGTTTTCAAGCCAACTTTCAAGGAAGGGTATAAGCCGATTATTGAGAAGAATTTAGGGGATAAAGAAATCAAGATGATCTATGGACAGGGCGGCTCCAAAATGCTTACCCGGAACGTGGAGGTTCCTGAGGTGGACCGGCGCCGCTTCTGCATCAATGACGACGAAGTGCTTAAACTTGCATGGTATGCTGTTACCATTGAAGACTATTACTCAAATAAAGATAAGAAATCCATGCCCATGGATATCGAATGGGCAAAGGACGGAGTAACGGGAGAACTCTTTGTAGTGCAGGCAAGACCTGAGACTGTCCAGTCTCAGAAAAGAAGAGATGTTCTGGAGACCTATGTACTCGAAAAGAAATCAAACGTTCTTGCTAAAGGCAAAAGCATAGGAGATAAAATTGCTTCCGGAAAGGCACATGTAATTCCTGACGTTTCAGATCTTCCTTCTTTTAAACAGGGAGAGATCCTTATCGCTAACGCCACAACTCCGGACTGGGAACCCGTAATGAAAATAGCATCCGCAATTGTCACGAACCAGGGAGGAAGAACTTCCCATGCCGCAATTGTTAGCCGAGAACTGGGTATTCCGGCAGTTGTGGGGACAGGCAATGCAACAGAGGTTCTAGAGACAGGTCGGGAAATTACCGTAAGCTGTGCGGAAGGTGAAGAGGGGCTTGTGTATGACGGAACTCTTCCTTTCCACAAAGATACAATGAGCCTTAAAGACGCAAAACGCCCCAAAACCGCGATTATGATGAACCTTGGAAATCCTGATGAGGCTTTTAGCCTTTCCATGATCCCAAACGACGGTATAGGGCTTGCAAGGCTGGAGTTTATTATCTCAAACTATATCAAGATCCATCCAATGGCTCTGGTGCACCCTGAGAAAGTCAAAGACCATAAAGTCCTTCAGAAAATAGAGGAACTTACCCAAAATTCCGATAATAAAGAAGAATATTTCGTAGATAAGCTTGCTCAGGGTGTCGGAACCATTGCTGCGTCTTTTTACCCTAAGGATGTCGTGGTCCGCACAAGTGACTTCAAAAGCAATGAGTATGCAAGCTTGCTTGGGGGCAGCGACTTTGAAGTGGAAGAAAACAATCCCATGCTTGGTTTCAGGGGAGCTTCCCGTTATTTTAATGAGCGTTACAGGGAAGGTTTTGCTCTTGAATGCAGGGCTATGAAAAAAGTCAGGGAAGAGATGGGACTTAAAAATCTCATTATCATGATTCCCTTCTGCCGGACTGTTGAAGAGGCAAAGAAAGTAATTGCCGAAATGGAAAAAAACGGGTTAAAGAGAGGGGAAAATGAGTTGCAGGTCTATGTTATGTGCGAGATTCCAAACAATGTTCTTCAAATTGACGACTTCAGCGAATATTTCGATGGCTTCTCAATCGGCTCAAATGACCTGACCCAGCTGACTCTGGGTGTTGATAGGGATTCGGAACTGCTTGCTGCGGAATTTGATGAGCGGGACCCGGGCGTTATGAAAATAATGGCGATGGCAGTACAGGGAGCAAAAAAGAATGGAAGGCACAGTGGGATCTGCGGACAGGCACCCAGCGACTATCCCGAAATTGCAGAGTTCCTGGTAAAACAGGGGATAGATTCCATTTCGCTTAATCCGGATTCGGTTATAAAAGTCACCCTTAAAGTTCTGGAAACGGAAAAGGAAATGGGAAAATAA